In Flavobacteriales bacterium, the genomic window GCAAGATGATAATGCTACTGAAGCCAAAAGTCCGGTTAATATGATTTTAATATTCATTTAATAAATTGTTAAGGTTAAAAATGTTTTGTTAATTAGAAGGCATATCCTACTCTAATTTTTATTCTATATGTTTCTAGTTTAGCGAAATCTGTTAATCCAGGTAAATCTCTGTAAAATCCTGATGTAAACTTCAACGATTCATTTCCTTTGGCTTTGATTATAACGTTGTTTCCATCTTCGTCAACAATACCATAATAGCCATTAGCTACATCAGAATCAGGGGCTGAGCCGTCAAAAGCGTATACATCACCATACTTTGTTTGAAGATAGTAATCTGCATTTAGACCTGCTAGACGATCGGTATTCACATTGTCCTCGGTTTGGTTTAAATTCCAGCTATCGTTTCCGTTAAATACTCTTTCGCTTCTGTTTACAATACTGTATTGAGGGCCTATTTGAACGTCTAGCGATACTTTATCATAAAACAACCATTGACGACCAATAGCTATACCAGCCATTAAGCCAAACTCATTATGTTTGTAAGAAACGTCGCGCCATCTTAGGTCATTGGTATTTGGATTACTAATATAAGGGTTCGTTGCGTTAGGTCTTGTTGTATTAGCTCCATTGGTACTTACTGACCCACTACTTTCATCGCCTATCCACGGGCCGCCATAATTTCCAAATACAGCACCATTATCGTCGTCAGGATACATCAAATAATTCATTGCTTGATTAGTTTCTTCTGGAGTGTTGTCATCAAAGTCAATACTCTTAGATTGCAAATTAACAAATGGTGCTACATACCAACCTCTTGGCGGATCGCCAACTTTTTGATTATAAGTTTTGATATAACTTCTATACTCAATGCCCAAGCCAAAACCACTTATAGAAGTGGTTGCTTGTCTACTAACAGAATGTACTGTAGCATCTTCAACAACTTGTGTTCCTGAAACAAGGTCACCAGGGTCGTGATTACTGTTTGTATCAATAACAGCTGTCATTCCAGCTCCAAATGTTTGGTCGAACTTCGAAGAAAAAAATGAGACTGAATATTGAATAGACCCCTTTGTTAATATATTAGGCCATTTGCCTTGTTTTCTTGATCTTCCAGCAGGTTTTATATTATTAATTCCTTCGTTGAATGTACGCTCGTAAGATACTTCATACATACCAAAAGCAGCATCTAAACCGCTAATTTTAACTACTCTTTCTTGTGCTTGAGAAATTATTCCAGCAAACATCATGGCTAGTACTATGGCAACTTTTTTCATTTTTAACTAGGTGTTTTCTATTTAATTAGTGATGTCAAATATAAGAAATTGAATTTACTTTCTTACTTCAGCACCTACTTTCTGTTCAAATGCATTAATTAACTTATCCATAACCTCGTCTATTTGCGTATCGGTTAGGGTATTTTCTTTGTCTTCAAGCACAAAACTTAAAGCATACGACTTTTTATTTTTTGGCAACTTATCTCCTTGATAAACGTCAAATAAGTTTACAGATTTCAACAATTTATTCTCTGTTTGTTTAGCGATTGAATTGAGTTTTGAAAACTCAATGTCTTTATCTAGTAAAAGTGCTAAATCTCTTCTCACAGTTGGGAATTTATTGACTTCCGAATATTTGGTGTTTGGGTGTATATTTTTGATAATTAAATCCCAATCGAGTTCAGCATACAAAACATCTGTTTTAATATTAAAGGCTTTAAGTGTTGCTTTACTTACAAAGCCAAAGTCAGCTATTTTATCCTTCTTATAATTGAATGAATATCCATCAACAAGGTAAGATATTTTACTGTTTTTTCCTATCAAATGGTTTAATCCTGTGCGTTTTAATATGTGCTCAACGTTTTGTTTAATCCAGAAAAAATCTTTTTTACGGCTTTTTTCATTCCAATTTTCTGATTTTGCATTTCCGCTAGCTAGTAGAATTAGCTTTTTATTTTCAACGTATTTTCCTTTAATAATATTGTAAGTCTTTCCAAATTCGTAAAAGCTTAAGTCATTGGATTTTCTGTTGATGTTATAGGCGATACTTTCTAATCCAGAGAACAATAAGCTTTGTCTCATTCCGTCTAAATCTTGACTCAAAGGATTGAGTAATTTAACTTGCTCATCTAACTTTATTTCTGAAATAAGCTCAGAGTATGATGACTTACTTAGCGAGTTGTTCATACACTCGTTAAAACCGTTGTTGGTCAATAAGTCTGAAATAATGTTCTGTAAATTATCTTCGTCAACTTTATTAGAGTACGATATTGAAGATTTGAGTTGTGTAGGAATATGAATGTTATTGTAGCCAAAAATCCTTAAAATTTCTTCAACGATATCTTCTTCTCTAGTAACGTCAACTCTATATGGTGGAATCGAAATGTGTAATCCATCTTCATCCCTTTTTATGATTTCGATGTCAAGGCTTTTTAAAATAGATTGAATAATATTTCTATCAATTTTTTCACCAATTAGTGAATCTACCTTTTTGTAAGAAAGGGAGATCTCTGTGTTAAGAATTTTATTCGGATAGAGATCTGTTATTGCAGAAGATATAGTCCCTTGACATATTTCTTGAATCAAGATAGCGGCTCTTTTTAATGCATAAATAACCAGATTAGGATCTACACTTCTTTCGAATCGAAAAGATGCGTCTGTACTTAATGTATGTCGTTTAGCTGTTTTTCTGATAGATACTGGATTGAAATAGGCGCTTTCTAGAAATATATCTTTTGTTTCTTTTTCAACTCCTGATTTTTTACCACCGAATACACCTGCTATGCACATAGGCTGATTTTTTCCATCACAAATCATTAAGTCTTCAGCAGACAATTCTCTCTCTATATCATCTAGCGTAATGAACTTAGTTTTTTCTTTCAATTGCTGTACTATAATGGCATTACCTTTTATCTTGTCAGCGTCAAAAGCGTGTAAAGGCTGTCCGGTTTCATGAAGCACATAATTGGTAATATCAACCAAGTTGTTTATTGGTGTTAACCCTATTGCTGAAAGTCGTTTTTGAAGCCATTCTGGCGATGCTTCAATCTTAACATTTTTAATGTTTAGTCCAGCATATCGTGGACATGCATTTTGGTCTTTTACTTCAACAGTGAATGCTTTTTCGCTCCCTTCTTTGAATGTGTTTATTTCTGGAAATTTTAATTCGCATTTTATGTTGTTGTGGTT contains:
- the pheT gene encoding phenylalanine--tRNA ligase subunit beta; translated protein: MKISYNWLKEYIDIDLEATEVARYLTDTGLEVEGIENVESVKGGLKGIVIGEVLTKEQHPNADRLSITTVNIGEKEPLKIVCGAPNVETGQKVPVATIGTMLYSGDESFKIKKGKIRGEVSEGMICAEDEIGLGESHEGIMVLDSTAKAGELASNYFNIDSDIVFEIGLTPNRSDAMSHIGVARDLAAILNHNNIKCELKFPEINTFKEGSEKAFTVEVKDQNACPRYAGLNIKNVKIEASPEWLQKRLSAIGLTPINNLVDITNYVLHETGQPLHAFDADKIKGNAIIVQQLKEKTKFITLDDIERELSAEDLMICDGKNQPMCIAGVFGGKKSGVEKETKDIFLESAYFNPVSIRKTAKRHTLSTDASFRFERSVDPNLVIYALKRAAILIQEICQGTISSAITDLYPNKILNTEISLSYKKVDSLIGEKIDRNIIQSILKSLDIEIIKRDEDGLHISIPPYRVDVTREEDIVEEILRIFGYNNIHIPTQLKSSISYSNKVDEDNLQNIISDLLTNNGFNECMNNSLSKSSYSELISEIKLDEQVKLLNPLSQDLDGMRQSLLFSGLESIAYNINRKSNDLSFYEFGKTYNIIKGKYVENKKLILLASGNAKSENWNEKSRKKDFFWIKQNVEHILKRTGLNHLIGKNSKISYLVDGYSFNYKKDKIADFGFVSKATLKAFNIKTDVLYAELDWDLIIKNIHPNTKYSEVNKFPTVRRDLALLLDKDIEFSKLNSIAKQTENKLLKSVNLFDVYQGDKLPKNKKSYALSFVLEDKENTLTDTQIDEVMDKLINAFEQKVGAEVRK